The nucleotide window CAGGGTACCGTCCGCCGACTAACGCCAGCAGCTTTCATAAGGCCCATTCACATTTACCTTTTGGCGTATTTTCACCACCCATACGCTCTCTGGACAAAACGATAAATGCTACTCTTCTTATTCAACAATTTACTCAACTAAGCTCAACTAAACGAAACGGTGGTCACGCTCCCGCAACCTGCTACCGTAAATAACATTTGAATTATGCTTTATTCTAACACTGAAAAATGAAATGTCAAACAATTCTAAACTGTTTTCGCTAAATAAAAAACCAGCTGACATAAAAAAGTCAGCTGGTGAAACAATCGATATTAGATTAATTTTTTGAAATCCAATCGTTTATTTAAAGTGTACATAATCGGTGCCCCAACCGCCAATACAACAAATTCGCCAAATGCTACAAACAGCCAAGTTTCCCAGAACGGGAAGCCAAGCACGATATTCAGCTGTGCTGCAATGATAAACATTGTAAACGTAAAGAGCGTTGTATTAATGATCAGACGAGCCCAAATGTTTTTCACAAACTTACAAATGAATATGAAAATTCCAAGTGTAATAATCGTATGTCCGACACCAAATACTAAATCGATGGGACCGATTGAAGACATCAGGAAATTGGAAATAAATACACCTAAAACAACACCTAACATATAGCGCGGGTTGAATGCGACTAAATGGTTAAAGATTTCGGCAATACGGAACTGTACTTGCCCAAAGCTAATTGGTGCAACAAGCATTGTAACAGCAATATATAATGCTGCAATAATGGCACTCGCTGCAA belongs to Solibacillus sp. FSL W7-1436 and includes:
- a CDS encoding QueT transporter family protein gives rise to the protein MKVKFIAASAIIAALYIAVTMLVAPISFGQVQFRIAEIFNHLVAFNPRYMLGVVLGVFISNFLMSSIGPIDLVFGVGHTIITLGIFIFICKFVKNIWARLIINTTLFTFTMFIIAAQLNIVLGFPFWETWLFVAFGEFVVLAVGAPIMYTLNKRLDFKKLI